A stretch of the Bartonella henselae str. Houston-1 genome encodes the following:
- the dapF gene encoding diaminopimelate epimerase, translating into MKTPFSKMDGLGNQIIVADMRESTHALTPQAILSLAADSQTYFDQIMAIHLPTKKEADFRIEIWNADGSMANACGNGTRCVIAWLTDHNYGEIFRLETPAGIVEGKRQIDNLISVDMGCPNFNAKEMPVSREIIDTNHVELTAGPLRDACLVSIGNLHAIFFVENDIQYIPLEKYGSKLEHDPLFPQRCNISIACVTSQESLNLRTWERGAGLTQACGSAACASAVAAYRRGLTKRNIDVNLPGGTLNIFYREDDHIIMTGPVKYGFSGFLNPLTGSYKKDDF; encoded by the coding sequence ATGAAAACGCCATTTAGCAAAATGGACGGTCTTGGCAATCAAATCATTGTTGCTGATATGCGTGAAAGCACACATGCTCTCACACCACAAGCAATTCTTTCCTTAGCAGCAGATTCCCAAACATATTTTGATCAAATTATGGCTATTCATCTACCAACGAAAAAAGAAGCTGATTTTCGCATCGAAATATGGAATGCTGACGGTTCAATGGCTAATGCATGTGGTAACGGTACTCGTTGTGTCATAGCATGGCTCACAGACCACAATTATGGTGAGATCTTTCGATTGGAGACACCTGCTGGAATTGTTGAAGGTAAACGCCAAATCGATAACCTCATTTCTGTTGACATGGGGTGCCCAAATTTCAATGCAAAAGAAATGCCTGTTTCACGTGAAATAATTGATACCAATCACGTAGAACTTACTGCAGGTCCCTTAAGAGATGCTTGCCTTGTATCCATTGGTAATCTCCATGCTATTTTTTTTGTTGAAAATGATATTCAATATATTCCCTTAGAAAAATATGGGTCAAAACTTGAACACGATCCCCTTTTTCCACAACGATGCAATATTTCCATTGCTTGTGTAACATCACAGGAAAGCCTAAATTTACGCACATGGGAGAGAGGAGCTGGATTAACACAAGCATGCGGGAGCGCAGCTTGTGCGAGTGCAGTAGCCGCCTATCGACGTGGACTGACAAAACGCAATATTGATGTGAATTTACCAGGGGGAACACTTAATATTTTTTATAGAGAAGACGATCACATTATCATGACAGGCCCAGTCAAATATGGATTTAGTGGTTTTCTTAACCCCTTAACAGGAAGCTACAAAAAGGATGATTTTTGA